The following proteins are encoded in a genomic region of Camelus ferus isolate YT-003-E chromosome 8, BCGSAC_Cfer_1.0, whole genome shotgun sequence:
- the HSF2 gene encoding heat shock factor protein 2 isoform X1, whose protein sequence is MKQSSNVPAFLSKLWTLVEETHTNEFITWSQNGQSFLVLDEQRFAKEILPKYFKHNNMASFVRQLNMYGFRKVVHIDSGIVKQERDGPVEFQHPYFKQGQDDLLENIKRKVSSSKPEESKIRQEDLTKIISSAQKVQIKQETIESRLSELKSENESLWKEVSELRAKHAQQQQVIRKIVQFIVTLVQNNQLVSLKRKRPLLLNTNGAQKKNLFQHIVKEPADNHHHKVPHSRTEGLKPRERISDDIIIYDVTDDNADEENIPVIPEANEDVMSDPSNCSQYPDIVIVEDDNEDEYAPVIQSGDQSEPARESLSSGSDVTSPLMSSAVQLNGSSSLTTEDPVTMMDSILNDNINLLGKVELLDYLDSIDCSLEDFQAMLSGRQFSIDPDLLVDLFTSSVQMNPTDYINNTKSENKGLETTKSNVVQPVSEEGRKSKPKTDKQLIQYTAFPLLAFLDGNPASAVEQGSTASSEVMSSVDKPIEVDELLDSSLDPEPTQSKLVRLEPLTEAEASEATLFYLCELAPAPLDSDMPLLDS, encoded by the exons aatgGCCAAAGTTTTCTGGTTTTGGATGAACAAAGATTTGCAAAAGAAATTCTTCCCAAATACTTCAAGCACAATAACATGGCAAGCTTTGTGAGGCAGCTGAATATGT ATGGTTTTCGTAAAGTAGTACATATTGACTCTGGAATTGTGAAGCAGGAACGAGATGGTCCTGTTGAATTTCAGCATCCTTATTTTAAACAAGGCCAGGATGACTTGTTAGAGAACATTAAAAGGAAG gtttcatcttcaaaaccagaagaaagtaaaattcGTCAAGaagatttaacaaaaattataagtAGCGCTCAGAAGgttcaaataaaacaagaaactatTGAGTCCAGGCTTTCTGAATTAAAAAG TGAGAATGAGTCCCTTTGGAAGGAGGTTTCAGAATTACGAGCAAAACATGCACAACAACAACAAGTTATTCGAAAG attgtCCAGTTTATTGTTACATTGGTTCAGAATAACCAACTTGTGAGTTTAAAACGTAAAAG GCCTCTACTTCTAAACACTAACGGAGCCCAAAAGAAGAATCTGTTTCAGCACATAGTAAAAGAACCAGCTGATAATCACCatcataaa gttccacacagTAGGACTGAAGGTTTAAAGCCAAGGGAGCGGATTTCAGATGATATCATTATTTATGATGTTACTGATGATaatgcagatgaagaaaatatcCCAGTTATCCCAGAAGCTAATGAGGATGTTATGTCTGATCCCTCCAA CTGTAGCCAATACCCTGATATTGTCATTGTTGAAGATGACAATGAAGATGAATATGCACCTGTCATTCAGAGTGGAGATCAGAGTGAACCAGCCAGAGAATCATTAAGTTCAGGCAGTGATGTCACTAGCCCTCTCATGTCTAGTGCTGTCCAGCTAAATGGCTCATCTAGTCTAACCACAGAAGATCCTGTTACCATGATGGATTCCATTTTAAATGATAACATCAATCTTTTGGGAAA GGTTGAGCTGTTGGATTATCTTGACAGTATTGATTGCAGTTTAGAGGACTTTCAAGCCATGCTGTCAGGAAGACAGTTTAGCATAGACCCAGATCTCCTGGTTGAT cttttcactagtTCTGTGCAGATGAATCCCACAGATTACATCAATAATACAAAA tctgAGAATAAAGGATTAGAAACTACCAAAAGCAATGTAGTTCAGCCAGTTtcagaagaagggagaaaatctAAACCCAAAACAG ATAAGCAGCTTATCCAGTACACTGCCTTTCCACTTCTTGCATTCCTCGATGGGAACCCTGCTTCTGCTGTTGAACAGGGGAGCACAGCTTCTTCAGAAGTTATGTCCTCTGTAGACAAACCCATAGAAGTTGATGAGCTTCTGGATAGCAGCCTGGACCCAGAACCAACCCAGAGTAAGCTTGTTCGCCTGGAGCCGTTGACTGAAGCTGAAGCAAGTGAAGCCACACTGTTTTATTTATGTGAACTCGCTCCTGCACCTCTGGATAGTGATATGCCACTTTTAGATAGCTAA
- the HSF2 gene encoding heat shock factor protein 2 isoform X2, producing MKQSSNVPAFLSKLWTLVEETHTNEFITWSQNGQSFLVLDEQRFAKEILPKYFKHNNMASFVRQLNMYGFRKVVHIDSGIVKQERDGPVEFQHPYFKQGQDDLLENIKRKVSSSKPEESKIRQEDLTKIISSAQKVQIKQETIESRLSELKSENESLWKEVSELRAKHAQQQQVIRKIVQFIVTLVQNNQLVSLKRKRPLLLNTNGAQKKNLFQHIVKEPADNHHHKVPHSRTEGLKPRERISDDIIIYDVTDDNADEENIPVIPEANEDVMSDPSNCSQYPDIVIVEDDNEDEYAPVIQSGDQSEPARESLSSGSDVTSPLMSSAVQLNGSSSLTTEDPVTMMDSILNDNINLLGKVELLDYLDSIDCSLEDFQAMLSGRQFSIDPDLLVDSENKGLETTKSNVVQPVSEEGRKSKPKTDKQLIQYTAFPLLAFLDGNPASAVEQGSTASSEVMSSVDKPIEVDELLDSSLDPEPTQSKLVRLEPLTEAEASEATLFYLCELAPAPLDSDMPLLDS from the exons aatgGCCAAAGTTTTCTGGTTTTGGATGAACAAAGATTTGCAAAAGAAATTCTTCCCAAATACTTCAAGCACAATAACATGGCAAGCTTTGTGAGGCAGCTGAATATGT ATGGTTTTCGTAAAGTAGTACATATTGACTCTGGAATTGTGAAGCAGGAACGAGATGGTCCTGTTGAATTTCAGCATCCTTATTTTAAACAAGGCCAGGATGACTTGTTAGAGAACATTAAAAGGAAG gtttcatcttcaaaaccagaagaaagtaaaattcGTCAAGaagatttaacaaaaattataagtAGCGCTCAGAAGgttcaaataaaacaagaaactatTGAGTCCAGGCTTTCTGAATTAAAAAG TGAGAATGAGTCCCTTTGGAAGGAGGTTTCAGAATTACGAGCAAAACATGCACAACAACAACAAGTTATTCGAAAG attgtCCAGTTTATTGTTACATTGGTTCAGAATAACCAACTTGTGAGTTTAAAACGTAAAAG GCCTCTACTTCTAAACACTAACGGAGCCCAAAAGAAGAATCTGTTTCAGCACATAGTAAAAGAACCAGCTGATAATCACCatcataaa gttccacacagTAGGACTGAAGGTTTAAAGCCAAGGGAGCGGATTTCAGATGATATCATTATTTATGATGTTACTGATGATaatgcagatgaagaaaatatcCCAGTTATCCCAGAAGCTAATGAGGATGTTATGTCTGATCCCTCCAA CTGTAGCCAATACCCTGATATTGTCATTGTTGAAGATGACAATGAAGATGAATATGCACCTGTCATTCAGAGTGGAGATCAGAGTGAACCAGCCAGAGAATCATTAAGTTCAGGCAGTGATGTCACTAGCCCTCTCATGTCTAGTGCTGTCCAGCTAAATGGCTCATCTAGTCTAACCACAGAAGATCCTGTTACCATGATGGATTCCATTTTAAATGATAACATCAATCTTTTGGGAAA GGTTGAGCTGTTGGATTATCTTGACAGTATTGATTGCAGTTTAGAGGACTTTCAAGCCATGCTGTCAGGAAGACAGTTTAGCATAGACCCAGATCTCCTGGTTGAT tctgAGAATAAAGGATTAGAAACTACCAAAAGCAATGTAGTTCAGCCAGTTtcagaagaagggagaaaatctAAACCCAAAACAG ATAAGCAGCTTATCCAGTACACTGCCTTTCCACTTCTTGCATTCCTCGATGGGAACCCTGCTTCTGCTGTTGAACAGGGGAGCACAGCTTCTTCAGAAGTTATGTCCTCTGTAGACAAACCCATAGAAGTTGATGAGCTTCTGGATAGCAGCCTGGACCCAGAACCAACCCAGAGTAAGCTTGTTCGCCTGGAGCCGTTGACTGAAGCTGAAGCAAGTGAAGCCACACTGTTTTATTTATGTGAACTCGCTCCTGCACCTCTGGATAGTGATATGCCACTTTTAGATAGCTAA